A window of Chitinophaga sp. MM2321 contains these coding sequences:
- a CDS encoding triple tyrosine motif-containing protein has product MGTISYAQDKPYIFDSYSVNEGLSQSTVFDITQDDQGFMWIATRDGVNRFDGYTFNEYRYKPSSLFKAGEGKGELVARGTNGNRAVINRFDLKGYKGFSFYKDSHHQLLLTHNNGISIYDKYRNNFRSLLLDTSNVNAGERDSNVKFRILGEDTATNSMWIWRPRKGIYVLDNVTYAIRRIIMYPPQFQQRGMVPSAVMKDGNTIWMSGEPGELLALNTKTLRLQTYCLPGVDEQPVMRNLNADSMIIVSPGHITIFNKRRNKFSDLAYDVKNEWGDPFRPNVLEIDHEGNAWIGGTDGVLVYSIARNEIIRHIVSFNTFETRSFNLVSQLYRDGSDNMWVGTDGDGLKKYSPHKKVFNLYRSPYITHNMVQAVYKHDDGKLYVGLMRDGLNIYADGGKFLERISNELYPGKFPGNDLGAICRENSDHLWLHFAGMHIGLFNVQTKAFRDLTGKVKALGLPPQTDPFPFLFKRTNGELYFNYGRYLLLFDDTRTGYEVAVVHDFKDELLTCYYEDYMGNQYVGTKSALYIKHASGSRWKYVDLPDGTSVKAINKNPHKELLVATNKGLYIFDAQEHIKVHYNSYDYPKLINDYMYGVLLDDKDRIWVSHNKGLTQINPVTNEITTFNYEDGLQYNEFNTGAYYKSIDGELFFGGIRGVNGFYPKNFRKNPFYSKVIIRRMEVLDKPYESDTAISLLKRVELPYNQNTIAIEFVPLEYTNPLKNKVQYKLEGADEDWVEAGAFRMARYTNLHPGSYTFKVKASNNDDTWNTTPTSLDILIRIPFWQSLWFRFLLLLLLLGIAYYFSTLYLDYKIRHEKLKLEKEQAVDQERARISSDMHDDLGSGLSTIRLLSEIAKRKIPDTSQTKEIERISETAGEMIDKMSEIIWAMNSSNDSLANLIAYMRSFAADFLEHAHITHQFFIPDAIPDIKLSGGTRRNIYLAVKESLHNVMKHARATEVIIEVKMHKNMTIMIKDNGKGFDQEKVRLFGNGLKNIQKRMLAVGGNADISSNNGTIVFLDIPLN; this is encoded by the coding sequence TTGGGCACTATATCTTATGCCCAGGATAAACCATATATTTTCGACAGTTACAGCGTAAATGAGGGCCTTTCTCAAAGCACCGTATTCGATATCACACAGGACGACCAGGGATTTATGTGGATTGCCACCCGCGACGGGGTTAATCGTTTTGATGGCTATACCTTTAATGAATACCGTTATAAACCCAGCTCACTGTTTAAAGCGGGAGAAGGAAAGGGAGAACTGGTTGCCCGTGGTACCAATGGCAACAGGGCGGTGATCAACCGTTTTGATCTGAAAGGTTACAAAGGTTTTTCTTTTTATAAGGATAGTCATCATCAGCTGTTGCTGACGCATAACAACGGCATCAGTATTTATGATAAATACCGCAATAATTTCCGTAGCCTGTTATTGGATACTTCCAATGTAAATGCCGGGGAGCGTGATAGTAATGTGAAGTTCCGGATACTGGGAGAGGACACCGCCACTAATTCCATGTGGATCTGGCGCCCACGGAAAGGAATATACGTATTGGATAATGTTACCTATGCCATCAGGCGTATCATCATGTATCCACCACAGTTTCAGCAGCGCGGCATGGTGCCGTCGGCTGTTATGAAGGATGGCAACACCATCTGGATGAGTGGAGAGCCGGGAGAATTGCTGGCATTGAATACCAAAACGCTTCGTTTACAGACTTATTGTCTGCCAGGTGTAGATGAGCAGCCGGTGATGCGTAACCTGAATGCAGATTCCATGATCATTGTAAGCCCCGGACATATTACCATCTTTAACAAGCGCAGGAATAAATTCAGTGACCTTGCTTATGATGTGAAGAATGAATGGGGAGATCCTTTTCGTCCCAATGTACTGGAAATAGATCACGAAGGCAATGCCTGGATCGGTGGTACAGACGGTGTATTGGTATACAGTATTGCGCGCAATGAAATTATCCGGCATATTGTTAGTTTCAATACTTTTGAAACCCGCTCTTTCAATCTGGTGAGCCAGTTGTACCGCGATGGCTCCGATAACATGTGGGTAGGCACGGATGGTGACGGACTCAAAAAATATTCTCCCCATAAAAAAGTATTCAATCTTTACCGCTCTCCATACATTACACATAACATGGTGCAGGCTGTATACAAACATGACGACGGCAAGTTGTATGTAGGTCTGATGCGCGATGGATTAAATATTTATGCAGACGGAGGTAAATTCCTGGAGCGTATTTCAAATGAATTATATCCGGGCAAATTTCCGGGGAATGACCTGGGCGCTATCTGCCGCGAAAATTCGGATCATCTGTGGCTGCACTTTGCCGGCATGCATATCGGGTTATTCAATGTGCAGACAAAAGCATTCCGTGATCTGACTGGAAAGGTAAAGGCATTGGGTTTACCACCGCAAACAGACCCGTTCCCTTTCCTGTTTAAACGTACCAATGGAGAGTTATATTTCAACTACGGACGTTACCTGCTGCTTTTTGATGATACCCGCACCGGGTATGAAGTAGCGGTGGTACACGATTTCAAGGATGAATTGCTGACCTGCTATTACGAAGATTATATGGGTAACCAGTACGTGGGTACGAAATCTGCGTTGTATATAAAACATGCCTCCGGTTCCCGCTGGAAGTATGTGGATTTACCCGATGGTACATCGGTAAAAGCCATCAATAAAAATCCCCATAAAGAGTTGCTGGTAGCAACCAATAAAGGACTTTATATTTTTGATGCACAGGAGCATATCAAAGTACACTATAACAGTTACGACTATCCGAAACTGATCAATGATTATATGTATGGCGTATTGCTGGATGATAAAGACAGGATCTGGGTGAGCCACAACAAAGGATTAACACAGATTAATCCGGTAACAAACGAGATCACTACTTTTAATTATGAAGATGGTTTACAGTACAACGAGTTCAATACCGGCGCCTATTATAAATCGATTGATGGTGAATTGTTTTTTGGCGGTATACGCGGTGTGAATGGTTTTTATCCAAAAAATTTCCGCAAAAATCCTTTCTACTCCAAAGTGATTATCCGCCGGATGGAAGTGCTGGATAAACCGTATGAATCAGATACGGCCATTTCTTTGCTGAAGCGGGTAGAGCTCCCGTATAATCAGAATACGATTGCGATAGAATTTGTGCCGCTGGAGTATACCAATCCGTTGAAAAACAAGGTGCAGTATAAACTGGAAGGCGCTGATGAAGACTGGGTGGAAGCGGGTGCATTCAGGATGGCGCGCTATACAAATCTGCATCCGGGTAGCTATACCTTTAAAGTAAAGGCATCGAATAATGATGATACGTGGAACACCACGCCTACTTCGCTGGACATCCTGATCAGGATACCTTTCTGGCAGTCGTTGTGGTTCCGTTTTTTATTATTGTTACTGTTGCTGGGAATTGCCTATTATTTTTCTACCTTATACCTGGATTACAAGATCCGTCATGAGAAACTGAAGCTGGAAAAAGAGCAGGCAGTAGATCAGGAGCGGGCGCGTATTTCCAGCGATATGCATGATGACCTGGGATCGGGATTATCTACGATCCGTTTACTCAGTGAAATTGCCAAAAGAAAAATTCCGGATACTTCGCAAACAAAGGAGATAGAGCGGATTTCAGAAACAGCAGGAGAGATGATTGACAAGATGAGTGAAATCATCTGGGCGATGAATTCTTCCAATGATTCCCTGGCTAACCTGATCGCCTATATGAGAAGTTTTGCGGCCGACTTTTTAGAGCATGCACATATTACACATCAGTTCTTTATTCCGGATGCTATTCCGGATATAAAACTCAGTGGCGGTACACGCAGAAACATTTACCTGGCAGTAAAAGAGTCGTTGCATAATGTGATGAAACACGCCAGGGCAACGGAAGTAATTATAGAAGTGAAAATGCATAAAAACATGACGATAATGATCAAAGACAATGGGAAAGGATTTGACCAGGAGAAGGTTCGGTTGTTCGGAAATGGTTTGAAAAATATTCAGAAAAGAATGCTGGCAGTGGGCGGTAATGCTGACATTTCATCGAATAATGGTACAATAGTTTTTCTCGATATCCCACTTAATTAA
- a CDS encoding response regulator transcription factor, giving the protein MTVYSKKKSQDNMDIISIAIVEDNHDIRTAMELLINGSDGYACVGTFNNGETALEQIPHLLPNVVLMDFNLPGGMNGIECIARLKSEYQDMQFMMLTVYEDDDKIFMALEAGASGYILKKTSPGELLEAIRDLHEGGSPMSSQIARRVVAFFQKQAKPNPALEALTTREKEILDQLSKGYLYKEIASNLFISIETVRRHVHNIYEKLHVRSRTDAVNKYYNR; this is encoded by the coding sequence ATGACGGTATACTCAAAGAAAAAGTCCCAGGATAACATGGACATCATTTCTATTGCGATAGTAGAAGACAACCATGATATTCGCACGGCTATGGAATTGCTGATTAATGGTTCTGACGGATACGCCTGTGTCGGTACTTTCAATAATGGAGAAACCGCCCTGGAACAAATCCCTCATTTATTACCAAACGTAGTGCTGATGGATTTCAATCTCCCTGGTGGTATGAATGGTATTGAATGTATTGCGCGGTTGAAATCGGAATACCAGGACATGCAATTTATGATGCTCACGGTATATGAAGATGACGACAAAATTTTCATGGCATTGGAAGCAGGTGCGAGTGGCTATATTCTGAAGAAAACTTCCCCTGGTGAATTGCTGGAAGCTATCCGTGATTTACACGAAGGCGGTTCTCCGATGAGTTCTCAGATCGCGAGAAGGGTAGTTGCTTTTTTCCAGAAACAGGCAAAGCCTAATCCGGCGCTCGAAGCATTAACCACGCGTGAAAAAGAAATCCTGGATCAGTTGTCGAAAGGCTACTTATACAAGGAGATTGCCAGCAACCTGTTTATCAGTATTGAAACAGTGAGAAGGCATGTGCATAATATCTATGAAAAGCTGCATGTACGCAGCAGAACAGACGCGGTAAATAAATATTACAACCGATAG
- a CDS encoding glycoside hydrolase family 31 protein: protein MQVETSSSKYGAKHYPDTIREWKKEGNYFCFYTTETILEVRVVADKIIRFRYAAEGSFQRDFSYATSDTFEEAPITFGIKEWEETFEIYTDVLKVFIARDNLRITISDKEGRVINQDEMGYHWQHYLQKGGKIVYCSKLVQEGECFYGLGDKPTELNLRGKRLENYGTDAYGYQKDTDPLYRNIPFYYGLHSGIGYGIFFDNTFRTIFDFGNEREDACSFWARGGEMNYYFIYGPELLDVAASYTRITGTPELPPLWALGYHQCRWSYYPDTRVKEVAAEFRKRQIPCDVIYLDIDYMEGFRCFTWNKEWFPDPVGLIKELASQGFKVVVIIDPGIKVDADYAIYQEGVKNNYFCKRADGALMEGDVWPGKCVFPDYTNPVVREWWSTLFKSLAEVGVRGVWNDMNEPAVFEMGSFPEDVRHDYDGEEVSHRKAHNIYGHLMSKATAAGMKKYLLPNRPFVITRSCYAGAQRWSSVWTGDNVSSWEHLWLATVQCQRLAVSGISFTGSDIGGFIGEPDGELYTRWIQLATFHPLMRTHSASNETGFNQEPWSFGPEYEKVVTRFISLRYQLLPYLYTTFWQYATNGTPMLRPLAFVAQHDAATYNCTHEFMFGDALLISHVSEEGMKEKSLYLPAGDWYYFWNDQTYAGAQQVTVPTPLEEMPLFVKAGAVVPRFPEMQYTQQTPVTEMLLHVYYGEEVMKSTLYEDAGDHYGYKNGQYNVISFKQASTPEQFLLKKKCYINYEATYENHRIILHGLPFQAVSVVVDGTSTVLTSENFSADNTISFVVPRGFEEITIKKG, encoded by the coding sequence ATGCAAGTTGAAACCTCGTCAAGCAAATACGGCGCAAAACACTATCCCGATACGATACGGGAATGGAAAAAAGAAGGAAATTATTTTTGCTTTTATACAACAGAAACCATCCTGGAAGTAAGGGTGGTCGCAGACAAGATCATCCGGTTCAGGTACGCTGCCGAAGGCTCTTTCCAACGTGATTTTTCTTACGCAACCAGCGACACATTTGAAGAAGCGCCGATTACTTTCGGCATAAAAGAATGGGAAGAAACTTTTGAAATATATACAGATGTACTGAAAGTATTTATTGCCAGAGACAACCTCCGCATCACGATCAGCGACAAAGAAGGCCGCGTGATCAACCAGGATGAGATGGGCTATCACTGGCAGCATTACCTCCAAAAAGGTGGCAAAATTGTGTACTGTAGCAAGCTCGTCCAGGAAGGCGAGTGCTTTTACGGACTGGGCGATAAGCCCACAGAACTCAACCTGCGCGGCAAACGCCTGGAAAACTACGGCACGGATGCCTACGGTTATCAGAAAGATACGGACCCGCTTTACCGCAACATCCCTTTTTATTACGGGCTGCACAGCGGTATCGGTTACGGTATCTTCTTCGATAACACCTTCCGCACCATCTTTGATTTCGGAAATGAAAGAGAAGATGCGTGCAGCTTCTGGGCCCGTGGCGGTGAAATGAATTACTATTTTATCTACGGACCCGAACTGCTGGATGTGGCAGCTTCCTACACAAGAATAACCGGTACTCCTGAACTCCCACCCCTGTGGGCTTTGGGCTATCATCAGTGCCGCTGGAGCTACTATCCCGACACAAGGGTCAAGGAAGTGGCGGCAGAATTCCGCAAAAGGCAGATTCCCTGCGATGTAATCTATCTCGACATAGATTACATGGAAGGCTTCCGTTGCTTCACCTGGAATAAAGAATGGTTTCCCGATCCTGTCGGGTTGATAAAAGAACTGGCCTCCCAGGGTTTCAAAGTAGTGGTGATCATTGATCCGGGTATCAAGGTAGATGCCGATTATGCCATCTACCAGGAAGGCGTTAAGAATAATTATTTCTGTAAACGTGCGGATGGCGCGCTGATGGAAGGCGATGTATGGCCGGGCAAATGCGTATTCCCGGACTATACCAATCCTGTCGTGCGGGAATGGTGGAGTACCCTGTTTAAAAGTCTCGCTGAGGTAGGTGTACGCGGCGTATGGAATGATATGAACGAACCTGCTGTATTTGAAATGGGCTCCTTTCCGGAAGATGTACGGCATGATTACGATGGCGAAGAAGTGAGTCATCGTAAAGCACATAATATTTATGGCCACCTGATGAGCAAGGCAACGGCTGCCGGTATGAAAAAATACCTGCTGCCCAACAGGCCGTTCGTTATTACGCGCTCCTGCTATGCCGGTGCGCAGCGTTGGTCTTCCGTATGGACGGGCGACAATGTTTCCAGCTGGGAACATCTGTGGCTAGCCACCGTACAGTGCCAGCGTTTGGCAGTGTCGGGAATTTCCTTTACCGGCAGCGATATTGGTGGTTTCATTGGAGAACCTGATGGAGAGCTGTATACCCGCTGGATTCAGCTGGCTACTTTCCATCCGTTGATGCGTACGCACTCTGCCAGCAATGAAACCGGCTTCAACCAGGAGCCCTGGAGTTTTGGTCCTGAATATGAAAAAGTAGTAACCCGGTTCATCTCCCTCAGATACCAGTTGCTGCCTTATCTATATACCACTTTCTGGCAATATGCCACCAATGGCACGCCTATGCTACGGCCACTGGCTTTTGTAGCGCAGCATGATGCCGCCACCTATAACTGTACCCATGAGTTTATGTTTGGTGATGCCTTGTTGATCAGTCATGTCAGCGAGGAAGGCATGAAAGAAAAATCATTGTACCTGCCTGCGGGCGACTGGTACTATTTCTGGAACGATCAGACATATGCAGGTGCACAACAGGTTACCGTACCTACACCACTGGAAGAAATGCCGCTGTTTGTAAAGGCCGGTGCAGTAGTGCCCAGGTTTCCTGAAATGCAGTATACCCAGCAAACACCCGTTACAGAAATGCTTCTGCATGTGTATTATGGAGAAGAAGTAATGAAAAGTACCTTGTATGAAGATGCCGGTGACCATTATGGTTATAAAAACGGGCAATACAATGTGATCTCCTTTAAACAGGCATCCACACCGGAACAGTTTCTGTTGAAAAAGAAATGCTACATCAACTATGAGGCTACGTATGAAAACCATCGTATTATTTTACATGGTCTTCCGTTCCAGGCGGTATCCGTAGTAGTTGATGGTACAAGCACCGTACTGACCAGTGAAAATTTCTCCGCAGATAATACCATTTCATTTGTGGTACCGCGCGGATTTGAAGAGATCACAATAAAGAAAGGTTAA
- a CDS encoding YCF48-related protein gives MIKPSVYTSDTSQWTITAHAGFCGFPAIIIICFNIISCFLPVQAQNKVGNYHIKIVSPDPPLKSIRGISAVTDDIVWVSGTGGKVGKSTDGGNNWQWMQVSACDSCDWRSIYAFDDKKALVLNAGEPARLFLTTDGGSSWQQVFSDTTKGIFFDAMDFFNDKEGIAIGDPLQNKFTIIRTHDGGQSWQHDRPTLLPAAIPGEALFAASGTSLITLPGNKVYFGTGGTVSRLFQSGQQWKAVTIPVIQGKSTTGTFSIAFLDANNGIAVGGDYQNDTLRQGNCMLTNNGGRSWFAPSTAPGGYKSGVAYITPQLLIATGTSGTDISNNGGRDWHRIGDGFNVVRRARNGKRVFLAGKNIGLLTD, from the coding sequence ATGATTAAACCGTCCGTATATACTTCAGATACTTCACAGTGGACTATTACAGCCCATGCGGGGTTTTGCGGGTTTCCGGCAATAATTATTATTTGTTTTAATATTATTAGCTGTTTCCTGCCGGTACAGGCACAAAACAAGGTGGGAAACTATCATATAAAAATCGTATCCCCCGACCCTCCCCTGAAAAGTATCAGAGGGATCAGTGCCGTAACGGATGATATTGTGTGGGTATCCGGCACCGGTGGTAAAGTAGGCAAAAGTACAGATGGTGGCAATAACTGGCAATGGATGCAGGTAAGCGCCTGTGATAGTTGCGATTGGCGCTCTATCTATGCCTTTGATGATAAAAAGGCATTGGTACTCAATGCCGGCGAGCCGGCACGGCTCTTTCTCACAACAGATGGCGGCAGCTCCTGGCAGCAGGTTTTTTCCGATACCACAAAAGGGATCTTCTTCGACGCCATGGATTTTTTTAATGATAAAGAAGGCATCGCCATCGGCGATCCGTTGCAGAATAAATTCACGATCATCCGCACACACGATGGCGGCCAATCCTGGCAACACGACCGCCCCACCCTTTTGCCGGCCGCCATTCCCGGAGAAGCCCTTTTCGCCGCCAGCGGCACCAGCCTGATCACACTACCCGGCAACAAAGTATATTTTGGTACCGGCGGCACCGTATCACGCCTCTTCCAATCGGGCCAGCAATGGAAGGCCGTCACCATACCCGTCATACAGGGAAAAAGCACCACCGGCACCTTCTCCATTGCCTTCCTGGATGCCAACAATGGCATTGCCGTTGGCGGCGACTATCAAAATGATACCCTCCGGCAGGGCAACTGCATGCTGACCAATAACGGCGGCCGAAGCTGGTTTGCTCCCAGTACCGCTCCAGGCGGATATAAGTCGGGAGTAGCCTATATTACACCGCAGTTACTGATTGCTACCGGCACCTCCGGCACAGACATTTCAAATAATGGTGGCAGGGACTGGCACCGCATCGGTGACGGATTTAATGTAGTTCGCCGCGCAAGAAATGGGAAAAGAGTGTTTTTAGCAGGAAAAAATATCGGACTTTTGACGGACTGA